The DNA segment AGTCGCGGCGGCTTGCGCGGTTTCTCCGCCAAATAGACCTTTAAACATCAAGAAGGCGGTTTGGCGCAGGGAGAGTTCGTCGTCGTCGGCAATATAATTCAAGGCCCGGCCGAGAGAGCCCTCAGCCAAGTTGGCGAAGAATTCGGCCCTTTCCGGTGGAACGGCGTATTTATCTTCCAGATATTGGGCGATCTCCTTATCGGCGAGAGTTCGAAACGGTATTTTCTGGGCCCGCGACTGGATGGTGGGAAGGAGGACACCCGGATCGGCGGCGGTCAGGATAATAACGGTATCGCGGGGCGGCTCTTCAATTAATTTAAGCAAGGAATCGGCCGATGCCGGCAGCATTTTTTCCATTTGATAAAAGATAATGACCCGTTTGATTCCGGCATTCTGACTAATGGCGGTTCGCCGCCGAATGTCGCGGGTGAAATCGATCGGAATAGTCAACTGGCGGGTGGAAGTGATTATTTTGTACGGTTCCTTCTTTTTATCATCAAGGTAAGCGGAAAGCATTTCCCCGGCTTCTTTTTCATTTTTATGGGGCGGAACAGGCGCGGCAATGATAAGGTCGGGGAAAATCAGATTAAAAATCTGATGACATGATCGGCATTTGCCACAGGCGTCAATAATTGAACCGCTTTCGTCTTTCAGGGGCTTCTCACAATTCAACAGAGCCGCCAGCGATATGGCAGCCGGCCACTTGCCGACTCCGTCGGGGCCGTAGAACAGGTAGGTTGAGGCAACTCGGGCGCGATTGAAAGAATTTCTCAGGATCCGCCGCGCCAGAGCCTGACCGAGAATGTTACTTAATGTTATCAAGTTTTATCCATTCCACCGGGTCCAGAGGATCTTTACCCTGGCGGAGTTCAAATTTTACCCGGCCATTTTCAGCGGCGCCCAGACTTTCGCCTCTCTTGACAATTTGATCCTTATCGACAAGTGCCCTGCTCAACCCGGCATAGGTAGAATAAAAACCATCTTCATGTTCGATTATCGCGAAGACACCATATCCGCGAAGGGCGCCGACATAAGCGACGACCCCATCGGCCACCGCCCGGATCGGTGCGCCGACCTTTCCATCTATTTCTATTCCGGGCGAGAAAGATTTCAATTTCGTGACCGGATCAGTTTTCCATCCATAGCCGGCGGTAATCCGTCCCGAAATAGGAGCCAAAAGCGCACCTTTGTAGGAGGCAAAATTACCCGTCGCAAATTTAAATTCTGTCGTTCGAGGCGATTCCTCACGACGCCGACGCGCATCTTCGAGCCGGGAAATTAATTGCTCCATCTGTTTGGCTTCCTCGGAAAGAGATAACAGCCGATCGGCTTCACTTTCTTTTTTCCTTTTGACCCGGAGCAATTCCCGCTCTCTTTTTGTCATCTGGGATGACACCAGGGCATTTTCATATTTCTTCTTTTTCTGAGCGTCGCCGACCATTTTTACTCTGCTGGCCAGTGCGGAATATTCCTTCTCGGCATCCCTGAGATATTCGGAGGAGCGCGTGACTTGCCGGCGATCGTAGGCGGCGACCGCCCGCAGATAGAGAACCCTGAGGAGGGCATCCTTCTCCGCGGAAACCTGACCGGCGGTCTCGAACTGGTCCCATCGAATCCCGGTATAGTAAAATTTCAAGTTGCTGATATAGCGATCTCTCGAGGCCGAAAGTCTGAACTGGGCGTCATCCTGATTCGATTTGGCCCTTTGCAGATCGGAACGAATATTTTTTAACTGCTTATTTAACCGGTCCAGGACCGTTTGATTGATTGAGGTCCTTTGTTCATATTCGGAAATTTCCCGTTGAACCTTTTTTTCCAAAGCCTGGAGAGAATCAAGATTATTCCGGCTTTCTTCCATCTCTCTCTTAATTCTTTCCAACTCCTGCTTCTGCTTGACCATATCGCCGCTTTGAGCATATCCCGCGGGGAATGCAAAAACCACGATAAGAATCGCCGTCAAGAGCCGAAATGTCGATTTACTAATTATCATGCCGCAATTCTGCGTGAACCGATAAAACCGCCAACCAAGCCAATCAGAGTCGCCAACAGGCAGAAGTAGACAATTTCCGAAGGTCCGGGAATCAATATCTCCACATTTTTAAGCGAATAAAACCGGGAGGTATAATTGAGGACCAGCCAACTTCCGGCGGAAGCCGCCAAAGCATAAATGGCCGCGCTGAAAATATAGGGAAAGGAAATGAAATAAGTCCCGCCGCCCATCAATGATAATTGCCTGATTCCATATTCGCCGGTTCTGACGGCCAGCCGGATGGCGTAGGTGAGATTCAAGAAGGCCGCGAGAAAGATGATGATGCCCAGAATGAGAAGGGCGCGCCGGGCCAAGACTTTGGCCAATTCCACTCTCTCCAACCAGCCTCTGGCATAAAAGACTTCGGCAATGCCCTGAAACGATTGAATTTTATTTTTAAATTCCTCAAGCCGGGTGCTGTTCAGGAAGTTTTCCTTAAAAGTAACTATGACAGATCGCGGCAGGGGATTGGATTCAAAACCGTCGAGCAAATCGGTCCCCATGAGATTTTCAAGTCGGGCTCTGGCATCGTCGCGGGAAATATATCCCGCCGTATCGACTCCATCCATTTGACCAATGGAGGAAACCAGCGCTCCCACGGCGGAATCGGGCAAAGAATCCTGCAAAAAGATCTCGATATTAATATCCGCTAACTGACGGTCGTAATACGCTCCTATGGTACGGGAGGTCACCCATAGCATGTCGAACAGGAAGAAAAGGAGGAATAGCGATAGAAGAGTTCCCATCGAGGCGATCGGACGGCGAAATATCAAGCCGACACCTTTTCCCAGCAGATATATGAATTTGCTCATAGAAGACGTCCCTCATATAGCCTAAATTCACGCGCCTGGGGAATTGATGGCTTTTCCTGTTCCGTGGTCAGAATCAGCATTGTATACCCTGAGACGGAAAGTCGCTTCAAAACGGTATTTATGTCAGTGGCGGCGGCCGGCCCCATGCGATCCAAAGGTTCATCTATAAGAAGTAGTGGCTGGTCGGCGATTATGGCTCGGGCGAGAAGGACTTTGAGTCGCTCCCCCCGGGTCAATGAGGTAACTTTTCGGGAGCGCAGGGCAGAAATATTCAGCTGCGCCATAATTTGTTCGGATTTCATTTTCCTGGCTTTTCGAGAAGCGCCTCTTAATATCAAGGGATATTGAAGATTAATCTCTACTGTATCGAAGGGGAGCAGATCGAAGATGCCGCCGACTCCGCCAATTCGACGTCTAATGGCGGCCTTCTGTCCTTCACCCGCTGAATAAATATTCTGTCCGAAAATGTTGACAGAACCGGAATTAGGCCTTTGACCGCCAATAATCAGCTCCGAAAGATAGGTCTTGCCGGAACCGGCGGAGCCGGAAATGATGGCGGTCTCGCCTGCAAAGAGGGTAAAGTTTAAGTCGCGGAAGATGTTGTAGCCGGTATCGGTTGTCAGATTTACCGAAACAATATCTACCGCTTTTTCTCGACTATTCAATTTGATAAGGCCGTCTTTTTGGTTATAGTTGGGTAAAACATATCATAAAATAGGACCATTTTCAATACTAATGATTTTTTAAATCGGATGAGGGCCGAACTATGAAGACAAGTTTATTGCTTCTCGTGACTCTTATTTCTGTTAATGTATTGGGCGCTGATTCCAACTGGCATCAAATTCCTGCCGGCACCGGAGGAATACTAAATAGCGTTTTCTTCTGCGATCAGGATCGGGGCATGGCGGTGACAAGCGACGGTCTTATAATAAAGTTCTTCGATAAAGGCAAAGTTTCCTTCGACACTCTTCAACAGAATCTGCCGCTACAGGGCATATTTTTCCTGCCGGGATGCGAGAAAGGATTCATCTGCGGGGCCAAGGGATCATTATTCAGGACCACCGATGGAGGTCAGACATGGTCGCGGCAACAGTTTGACAGCAGTTACTGGTTCTTTGACATTTCTTTTTCCGACTCGCTGCATGGTCTATTGATCGGTTCCAATGTCCACAGCGAGTACAGCATGGCAGGAGTGGCTTTTATTACATCGGATGGAGGCATCACCTGGGACTCGGTCGCGATTAAAGGCCGCCAACTTGATAATATCGACATATCTCCGGAGGGAATAACAGCGGTCACGGGCGCGGGCCGGATTTTTATTTCGAGGGATAGGGGCAAAACCTGGGAGGAACATAATTCACCCGAGGGAGGAGCGGTTCGAGCGGCGGCGATTCGAGGCAATATCGGGCTGATGGTGGGAATGAACGGATATGTAGCTCTTTCCGATGATACAGGACATACCTGGCAGAAATATCTGGTTTTAAGCGAAGATAAGCATCTTCTTGACCTCGTCATGGTTGATGCCAAACGGATGTATGCCGGCGGGGGTGACGGGGTAATTCTTTACAGCGATGATTCCGGCCGAGACTGGATCCCCGAGGCCAGCACGACCAACGGGGAATTGATGGAAATGAGGAAAATCGGCAACCGTTTATATGCCTGCGGGAGTTCGGGAATCCTGATTTATAAGGATTTGGGAAAGAAATAATTTATTTGCGTCAGGCGCCGGTGACGTTCTCTTCTTCAAGGGAAAATGACTCAAGGTCGTTTTTAAGCCGGCTGGTGGATATTTTCATCATATAAATGAGGTTTTTGGTATGGGGATCATTGGGGGAATGACCTTTCAGTTGCACCGATAGTTCGTCTTCAACTTCGGCCAGCCGATCCAAATTCCGCATAACCACTTTCAGCCGTCCCGACAACTCCTGATTGGCCCGATTCATTGATTCGGCGATTTCAGCCATCATATTAGCGGAATCGAGGCGCACCGTCCGGCAGAGTTTTCCCTCGCCCATCATTTTTAGGCTCTGCTTGATTTTTTCACCGGGACGTCCTTCCCTCTTCGCCAAATGGAAGACGGCAAAAATCGTGACCAGCCCGCCGAGAACCAGCGAAGCAAAATGTGTCAGGATCGGGTTCCATTTCAGGTAAGTTATCATCCAAATGTTGAGTATTGATGAGGTTATGATGGCGGCAATTATCGCCAAGTAGATTTTCAGGATCAGGTCAAGGCGGTAGTTATTCCTGAATTTTCTTCCCAAAGACATCAGCCCCGTCTCTTTAATTTCCCCATATTAGGAAGTATCGGCAGATTGGCGATCTTCTATATTAATTACTTGACAGAAAAGTGACGATTTGGAGATATTCAGGAATGCCGATTGTAAAGGACGAGGTTCTCGCCGGCCTGATAGCGGTCGCCTTTAAAGCGTTACGGGTGAAGAAAATCATTATCGGTTCATTCTTCCTGATCCTGAGTTTCCTGATTTACATATTAATCCTCAATTCTGTGGCCCTGATAGATAGCGCTGATTGGGTTCCCAGCGCTTTACCGAGTTTTGCCGTGCCGCAAACGGTCGTTTCGAGCATTGTTTTCTATCTGGGGCTTGCGGTTTTAATATTGATCGTAATGGACGGGATGACGGCCATCGCCAAATTTGATTATGAGGAAATAAGCGGCCATCGCTTTTATCCAATGCGGAGCGCCATGAGGTTCGGATTTTCCCGATTCAAGCAATTACTGATGTCGGAGGCGGCCATCATTCTGTTTTTATTATTTGTTATCCTGCTGGGGGCGGCTATAGGTCTTTTGACACGCCTTCCTGTCCTGGGGGATATATTGTTCAGCGTATTTTTTGTTTTTCCCAATTTCGTAGTGGCGATGCTGGCCGTGCTGGTGATATTTGCCCTGGCCGCATCGATAATGATAATGCCGGCCGCGGTTGCTGCGGACAAGAAGGGCGAGGCCTTTAATTCAATTCAGGAGACTTTTTCGACAATTATACGGCGGCCGATCCATTGGACGGTTCTGACGATTTATTCTCTGATCTGGGCCAAGATAGGTGGATTTGTATTCGCCTATTTTTCGTATCGGGCGGTGCAGTTTATAAAATTCAGCACGATGCTGGGGGGCGGTGAAAAGACCGCCAATCTTATTGGAGGCGGCTTGAGCCATCTCCCGCTTCACAGTCCGCCGGCATATCATACATTCAGCCTTTTCCCGGGATCAAGGATCGGTATCCATTTGGACTCCCTGCTTTCGGCCGGCGGAACCGGTTGGGCGGGGTATTTGATGGCCTTATCGCTCTTCCTGATATTTGTCCTAATCTGGGGCTATATTTTTTCTGTTATCGCCACGGGACAGGCTTATTTATTTGCTTATATTCGAAAAATCCGCGGTATAGAAAAAGCGAAGCGATATCAGAAATGATACGGCTCAGGATGATGTCTCAATCTTGTTTCTGACAGCGTCTTTGTTCGTTAAGACGCACCACCGCCCTGGCGACGAAGGTTCCGATAAGAGCTCCGGCGGTGACATCTGAAAAGAAGTGCATATCATAGTTCATCCGGGAACAGGCCACCATCGTTGCGGTACTGTAGGCCAGGATTTTCACCCAGGTTCGGGGATAATGCTCGGAAATTACCGTGGCCAGCATGAAGGCCCGGGTGGTGTGTCCGGAGGGAAAGGAATCGTCGCCGCTGAACGGATGATAATGATAAAGACCGCGATTTTGCCAGGGGCGACTGCGCCCGAGAGTGATTTTCAGAGCCGGAGTAATGATTTCGGAGGCGATCAGACTGGCGGCGAACCCGTCAAGACCGGTCCGCTGAGCGTTCTTATTTTTGGCAATCAGCCCAATGACATAAAATGCCCCAGAGAGGCCGAAAGGATATTGGCGGCCAAACGGCTCATAGAATTTGCCGATGTCGTCGGTGGTATGGTTGCGATTGCGCCTCATAAAATCACGCACCGGGCGATCCAGTAGGAACATCGACCCGCTCACCGCGGCGAGGCCGGCGGAGAATTTTATCCAATCGGTTTTGCGCCAACGTAACGGAGACCGGAGTATATACTTGCCATCGTTCCATAATGTGCCGGCATAGGCACTCGAAAAGATGAACTCAGTGCGGCAAGAATCGGCACTCACTGTCCCAGGGGCGTTTGACGAATCGATTTGAGGACTGATGGCGGCGAAGGAATTACCTCCGGCGCCGGCAAGAAGGAGCCAGAGGATTAACCCTATCGAGATTTTAATAAAAGACAAAAGACGCAAAATCTACTTTTTTGGCTCCGGCTCGGGAATCTCCTCGGTTATACCGGCCAGCCGTCTGGCGAACTGGACTTTTTCCTCGAGATTCTCCGACGCTCGAATCATCAGTTTGGCGCCATCGGGCGAACCGCCCCCATGCATGCAACCGGGAACGCCGGCACCAATAGTCGCCCATTCCACCAGCCGCGCCGCTCTCACCCGGGATTCAGCGCTATGTCTGGCTTTCAGATATTTCTTAAGCAAATGGCCATACTTGGGAGAGACGATATCTTTATAGGCCGGAATACAACCGGTTTCGGCGATGCCTCCGGCAATATCCTGCGCCAGAAGTGAGGTTTCGTAGGGAAGCGTCGCCACATGAATCTTATTTACATTGGAGAGAAGCATGTCGCATACCCAGGCCCCGGAGGGGTGCCGTTTGCCGAGCGCCGCCGCGGCAATGCCGACACCGTAAGTGGTTTCATTATTGATATGCATTTTTACAAGTTTGTCATTGAAAACTTTGGACGAAAGACCATTGGCGCGGGCGGTAAGAACGGCGGCGCCGATTTTGACATCGCCCTGTCCGGCGACACAGCCGCCGATGGCCGCCCGGTAAGCGCTGATAAAGTATTTTACGGCATTCAGGGCGAACTCATACTCGCCCGCCATAAAGACGCGCTCTTTGGGAATGAAAACATTTTCGAAAAGGAGGTAGGCCTGCGTAATGCCGCCGTCTTTGACAGGAATATCAAAACCTTCCTCGGTTTCGCGAGTATCGCTGGGACGGCGGGTCTCCACGATCGTCAGGTTTTCAATGTCGCGCGGAATGACAAATGAAAGGGCATAATCTTTTTCGGCTTCCTTATAACCGGAACCGGGCAAAATAAAAATTTCGTTGGAGGCCGCCACTCCGCAAATCATCACTTTGGCGCCGCGAACGACAATGCCATCGGGCCGTTTTTCGACGATATGAAGACACATATCGGGATCATCCTGTGCCATCGGCGATTTGGTACGGTCACCCTTGGGGTCGGTGAGAGCGCCGGAGACCGTAATATCGCGCGACTGGGCATCGCGGAGCCAATTGAGGAGACGAACATGATAGTCCGTACCCAATTTTTGATCCATTTCATAGGTAGTAAGAAACATCGAATTCAGCGCCGTCCAGCCGACACACCGGCCGCCGGTGCAAGTCCCGGTTTTCTGAAACATATGGCGTTTCAACCGGGAATTAGCATACATATCTTCAGG comes from the Candidatus Zixiibacteriota bacterium genome and includes:
- the abfD gene encoding 4-hydroxybutyryl-CoA dehydratase/vinylacetyl-CoA-Delta-isomerase yields the protein MALRTYSEYLDSLRRMRPNIHKFDELINDVTTHPATRNTIEGHGQSYKLLDDPAEREILTTTSSLTGEPISRYLSIIRAPEDMYANSRLKRHMFQKTGTCTGGRCVGWTALNSMFLTTYEMDQKLGTDYHVRLLNWLRDAQSRDITVSGALTDPKGDRTKSPMAQDDPDMCLHIVEKRPDGIVVRGAKVMICGVAASNEIFILPGSGYKEAEKDYALSFVIPRDIENLTIVETRRPSDTRETEEGFDIPVKDGGITQAYLLFENVFIPKERVFMAGEYEFALNAVKYFISAYRAAIGGCVAGQGDVKIGAAVLTARANGLSSKVFNDKLVKMHINNETTYGVGIAAAALGKRHPSGAWVCDMLLSNVNKIHVATLPYETSLLAQDIAGGIAETGCIPAYKDIVSPKYGHLLKKYLKARHSAESRVRAARLVEWATIGAGVPGCMHGGGSPDGAKLMIRASENLEEKVQFARRLAGITEEIPEPEPKK
- a CDS encoding hypothetical protein (Evidence 5 : Unknown function), with the protein product MSLGRKFRNNYRLDLILKIYLAIIAAIITSSILNIWMITYLKWNPILTHFASLVLGGLVTIFAVFHLAKREGRPGEKIKQSLKMMGEGKLCRTVRLDSANMMAEIAESMNRANQELSGRLKVVMRNLDRLAEVEDELSVQLKGHSPNDPHTKNLIYMMKISTSRLKNDLESFSLEEENVTGA
- a CDS encoding membrane hypothetical protein (Evidence 5 : Unknown function); the encoded protein is MSKFIYLLGKGVGLIFRRPIASMGTLLSLFLLFFLFDMLWVTSRTIGAYYDRQLADINIEIFLQDSLPDSAVGALVSSIGQMDGVDTAGYISRDDARARLENLMGTDLLDGFESNPLPRSVIVTFKENFLNSTRLEEFKNKIQSFQGIAEVFYARGWLERVELAKVLARRALLILGIIIFLAAFLNLTYAIRLAVRTGEYGIRQLSLMGGGTYFISFPYIFSAAIYALAASAGSWLVLNYTSRFYSLKNVEILIPGPSEIVYFCLLATLIGLVGGFIGSRRIAA
- a CDS encoding exported hypothetical protein (Evidence 5 : Unknown function); translation: MIISKSTFRLLTAILIVVFAFPAGYAQSGDMVKQKQELERIKREMEESRNNLDSLQALEKKVQREISEYEQRTSINQTVLDRLNKQLKNIRSDLQRAKSNQDDAQFRLSASRDRYISNLKFYYTGIRWDQFETAGQVSAEKDALLRVLYLRAVAAYDRRQVTRSSEYLRDAEKEYSALASRVKMVGDAQKKKKYENALVSSQMTKRERELLRVKRKKESEADRLLSLSEEAKQMEQLISRLEDARRRREESPRTTEFKFATGNFASYKGALLAPISGRITAGYGWKTDPVTKLKSFSPGIEIDGKVGAPIRAVADGVVAYVGALRGYGVFAIIEHEDGFYSTYAGLSRALVDKDQIVKRGESLGAAENGRVKFELRQGKDPLDPVEWIKLDNIK
- a CDS encoding conserved membrane hypothetical protein (Evidence 4 : Unknown function but conserved in other organisms), translated to MPIVKDEVLAGLIAVAFKALRVKKIIIGSFFLILSFLIYILILNSVALIDSADWVPSALPSFAVPQTVVSSIVFYLGLAVLILIVMDGMTAIAKFDYEEISGHRFYPMRSAMRFGFSRFKQLLMSEAAIILFLLFVILLGAAIGLLTRLPVLGDILFSVFFVFPNFVVAMLAVLVIFALAASIMIMPAAVAADKKGEAFNSIQETFSTIIRRPIHWTVLTIYSLIWAKIGGFVFAYFSYRAVQFIKFSTMLGGGEKTANLIGGGLSHLPLHSPPAYHTFSLFPGSRIGIHLDSLLSAGGTGWAGYLMALSLFLIFVLIWGYIFSVIATGQAYLFAYIRKIRGIEKAKRYQK
- a CDS encoding exported hypothetical protein (Evidence 5 : Unknown function), with product MKTSLLLLVTLISVNVLGADSNWHQIPAGTGGILNSVFFCDQDRGMAVTSDGLIIKFFDKGKVSFDTLQQNLPLQGIFFLPGCEKGFICGAKGSLFRTTDGGQTWSRQQFDSSYWFFDISFSDSLHGLLIGSNVHSEYSMAGVAFITSDGGITWDSVAIKGRQLDNIDISPEGITAVTGAGRIFISRDRGKTWEEHNSPEGGAVRAAAIRGNIGLMVGMNGYVALSDDTGHTWQKYLVLSEDKHLLDLVMVDAKRMYAGGGDGVILYSDDSGRDWIPEASTTNGELMEMRKIGNRLYACGSSGILIYKDLGKK
- a CDS encoding putative Lipoprotein-releasing system ATP-binding protein LolD (Evidence 3 : Putative function from multiple computational evidences), translated to MNSREKAVDIVSVNLTTDTGYNIFRDLNFTLFAGETAIISGSAGSGKTYLSELIIGGQRPNSGSVNIFGQNIYSAGEGQKAAIRRRIGGVGGIFDLLPFDTVEINLQYPLILRGASRKARKMKSEQIMAQLNISALRSRKVTSLTRGERLKVLLARAIIADQPLLLIDEPLDRMGPAAATDINTVLKRLSVSGYTMLILTTEQEKPSIPQAREFRLYEGRLL
- a CDS encoding putative DNA-directed DNA polymerase (Evidence 3 : Putative function from multiple computational evidences; Product type e : enzyme), whose amino-acid sequence is MITLSNILGQALARRILRNSFNRARVASTYLFYGPDGVGKWPAAISLAALLNCEKPLKDESGSIIDACGKCRSCHQIFNLIFPDLIIAAPVPPHKNEKEAGEMLSAYLDDKKKEPYKIITSTRQLTIPIDFTRDIRRRTAISQNAGIKRVIIFYQMEKMLPASADSLLKLIEEPPRDTVIILTAADPGVLLPTIQSRAQKIPFRTLADKEIAQYLEDKYAVPPERAEFFANLAEGSLGRALNYIADDDELSLRQTAFLMFKGLFGGETAQAAATLNEMINPNNRGEVEKIIGLWQSFLSDLIYLKYGGRAVNITNSDLTAELEILAARVPGPEDFVKMLGYLKQITLSLRRNIHIRPAVMALAIRFRRHINQSP
- a CDS encoding Phosphoesterase PA-phosphatase related protein (modular protein); translation: MRLLSFIKISIGLILWLLLAGAGGNSFAAISPQIDSSNAPGTVSADSCRTEFIFSSAYAGTLWNDGKYILRSPLRWRKTDWIKFSAGLAAVSGSMFLLDRPVRDFMRRNRNHTTDDIGKFYEPFGRQYPFGLSGAFYVIGLIAKNKNAQRTGLDGFAASLIASEIITPALKITLGRSRPWQNRGLYHYHPFSGDDSFPSGHTTRAFMLATVISEHYPRTWVKILAYSTATMVACSRMNYDMHFFSDVTAGALIGTFVARAVVRLNEQRRCQKQD